A single genomic interval of Helianthus annuus cultivar XRQ/B chromosome 6, HanXRQr2.0-SUNRISE, whole genome shotgun sequence harbors:
- the LOC110865040 gene encoding ATP-dependent Clp protease proteolytic subunit 4, chloroplastic: MESLSSSAPSCYYPSTTNLRHFPSTKPLQSFSPRHLSPPHHSIKCSLRSSPPFDYKQNLNISSSSPQTPATAMRGAESDAMGLLLRERIVFLGTQIDDFVADAIISQLLLLDAQDPTKDIRLFINSTGGSLSSSMAIYDVLKLVRADVSTIALGISASTASIILGGGTKGKRLAMPNTRIMIHQPLGGASGQAIDVEIQAREMMHNKENVTRIIAESTGRSYEQVQKDIDRDRYMSPIEAVEYGIIDGVIDQDSIIPLEPVPDRVKPTLSYDAISKDPEKFLNPDIPDDEIY, translated from the exons ATGGAATCACTCTCCTCCTCTGCCCCCTCCTGTTACTACCCCTCAACCACCAATCTCCGCCACTTTCCATCCACAAAACCCCTTCAATCCTTCTCTCCCCGCCATCTATCGCCGCCGCACCACTCCATCAAATGCTCACTTCGCTCTTCCCCACCATTTGACTACAAACAAAATCTCAATATTTCATCGTCTTCACCGCAGACGCCGGCAACAGCGATGAGAGGCGCTGAATCTGACGCCATGGGGTTATTATTGCGTGAAAGGATTGTGTTTTTAGGGACCCAGATTGATGATTTTGTTGCTGATGCGATTATTAGTCAGTTGCTTTTGTTGGATGCTCAAGATCCTACAAAAGATATTCGGCTTTTTATTAATTCTACTGGTGGTTCTCTCAG CTCTTCAATGGCGATATATGATGTTCTGAAGCTAGTGAGGGCTGATGTATCAACAATTGCACTTGGCATATCAGCATCAACCGCTTCCATAATTCTCGGTGGTGGAACCAAAGGTAAACGTCTTGCAATGCCTAATACAAGAATCATGATCCACCAACCACTCGGAGGTGCAAGCGGGCAAGCGATAGATGTTGAAATTCAAGCGCGGGAAATGATGCATAATAAGGAAAACGTGACGAGAATTATAGCAGAATCCACTGGCAGGAGTTATGAACAGGTTCAGAAAGATATTGATAGGGATCGGTATATGTCTCCTATTGAAGCGGTTGAATATGGAATAATTGATGGGGTTATTGATCAAGATAGTATTATCCCACTTGAGCCTGTACCAGATCGCGTTAAACCTACTCTTAGTTATGATGCAATTAGCAAGGATCCTGAGAAATTCTTGAATCCTGATATACCTGATGATGAAATTTACTAG